Part of the Bacillus andreraoultii genome is shown below.
GCGGTTGAAGAACAAGCAGCTGACCGAGCACATCGCATCGGGCAAAAGCATAAAGTCGAAGTCATAAAATTGGTTGCACGCGGCACGATTGAAGAGAAGATGAATGAACTTCAAGAAAAAAAGCGAAAACTCATTGCTGATATTATTGATACAGAGGGAAATGAATCGACTGCACTAACGGAAGAAGACATTAGGGAGATTTTGAGGATTTAGGCGATTTAAAATGGTTATCTAGAGTAGTCATAGATGACCATTTTGTGGTGAAAAAGGAAGAAACGATCATCTAGAAGAGTTGTAGATGCCCAAATCGTGGTGGAAAAGCTTGAAGCGGTCATCTAGAATGGTTGTAGACGCCCAATTCGGGGTTAAAACAGAGGGTCGTATGAGCAGGACTATTTGAAATGTGCATATCCCTCAAAATATGATAATGAGGAATGTTGATAATCAAGATTTGAAACAAGAAGAGGGGCATCCGGAAATCAAAAGGACATTTTCCTGGACAGCCCCTTCCCCATTTTTATTATAGAATCGTCCGTAATTCTATTAAACGTTGAATCTCCGAAAATGGTTCATGGTTTGTCATACGTATTCTCCTTCGATGATTAAACCAAATAGACTGCCATCCAGCTTCGATCGGTCCGACAACATCATTTTCCCAAGTGTCACCGATATAAAGGGTTTCCTCAGGGGATATATCTGTTTTATCACATGCGTATTGAAAAATGGCTGAGTCGGGTTTTGCCACACCTACTTCATCAGAAACAAAAATAAACTCCTTTGAAATAAACTGTTTTAGTCCGAGCAATTCAATTTTTTTGTTTTGATGATCAGTGGGACCGTTTGTAATTATACCAAGTTGATAGTTTCTTTCTTTTAAATAGAAGATGACATCAAGAACCTCAGGAAATAATGTTAAATGATTTAGTGCGTCCTCATACGTTTGTTGGAATTGTTCTGCTTTTTTTAAAGATATGGGAAATTGAAAGTTGCGTAACGTACGAGTGATGCGTTCCGTTCGCATGTCTTGTATGTCTATTTCCCCTTGACAGTATATTGGCCAAAGTTCGTCACTTACTTCTCGAAACTTTTTATAAACAGTTTGAATCGATGTACCTTTATCAAAAGTAGGAAAAACCGTTTGAACGGATTTGAAAAATGGTTGCATATGATCGTGTAATGTATCATCTAAGTCAAAAAATATCGTCTTCAATGTCATGACTGAACTTCCCTACCAGTCATATTAAAGATTTCCCCATTAATTCCTTCATATTGTACGTCTTCCCCTTGTTTTAAGTATTCTGCATATGTTTTCGTTTCATTTTCTTGTGGAAAAGTCATGGGAACCCCCCTTTTCGATGAAAAATGAGAAGTTCAAAAATTAGCCCTCAATTTTCTTTATTTCCGTTGTTGTTTGTGCATTGCGTGTTTCATTCCCCACTCGTGCATGGCATGGAGGATTGGTTCGAGTTCCTTCCCGTATTCAGTAATGGAGTACTCAACTTTTGGTGGTACTTGAGGGAAAACAACCCGTTCGATAATATCTTCCTCTTCTAATTCCCGTAAATTTTTTGTTAACATTTTCTGTGTAATGTTCGGGATACTGCGTTTTAATTCGCTAAAGCGCATCGTCCCGTTTTTTAATAAATGAAGCAAAATAATTGGTTTCCATTTGCCAACAATAATTTCAAGCGCGTTCTCAACCTTACATAATTCGGGTTCGATATTCATTGATTCCCCTCCGTTCCTATCATTTGTATTAACAAACCAATCATGTGATAGACCAATAATAGATTCCTACTACTAGTATCATTTTGTGAAAAAACATTTACGTGTTAGATCAATTAACGGGTAACCTTCTATAAGTATCCTTTTGTATACTATACCACTTTTGGGTGCGTACTTACATCAGAATTCATTTACCGTTACAATAATAGTAGGAAGTAATAATTGTAATAGTTAACCTTGTTCAAAAAGAATGGTACTTGTTTTGTGGTGAAGGAAATACTCGATCAGGGGGAATAGCTAACTTTATTCTGTGAATCCCACTTTCTATAGTTCGGGGATAAATGGAAAACGTGATAAGACTATTTTTAAATAGTTAACATAGAAAGAAGGTTTACATTAATGGGAATGGAAAAATATCGTATTGACGTAAGGAATGGATTAGAGTTCGGGATTTATACATTAGGCGATCATTTGGCTAATCCGTATACCGGTGAGCGAATCCCAGCAAGCCAGCGACTTCAAGAAATTATTGAAATTGCAAA
Proteins encoded:
- a CDS encoding HAD family hydrolase, which gives rise to MTLKTIFFDLDDTLHDHMQPFFKSVQTVFPTFDKGTSIQTVYKKFREVSDELWPIYCQGEIDIQDMRTERITRTLRNFQFPISLKKAEQFQQTYEDALNHLTLFPEVLDVIFYLKERNYQLGIITNGPTDHQNKKIELLGLKQFISKEFIFVSDEVGVAKPDSAIFQYACDKTDISPEETLYIGDTWENDVVGPIEAGWQSIWFNHRRRIRMTNHEPFSEIQRLIELRTIL
- a CDS encoding winged helix-turn-helix transcriptional regulator, which encodes MNIEPELCKVENALEIIVGKWKPIILLHLLKNGTMRFSELKRSIPNITQKMLTKNLRELEEEDIIERVVFPQVPPKVEYSITEYGKELEPILHAMHEWGMKHAMHKQQRK